One window from the genome of Alosa alosa isolate M-15738 ecotype Scorff River chromosome 15, AALO_Geno_1.1, whole genome shotgun sequence encodes:
- the LOC125308362 gene encoding olfactory receptor 52N2-like: protein MENRSYVSDILVLEELGHPESFADAVFYTLLFAYIALLITNFGVLVIITREKSLHQPMYLLFCNLSVNDILGNTVILPQLLFDMVAKNRLISYNACASQIFFNHTFASASHTILIIMAIDRYVAICNPLRYNSIMTAKAVAVLSVSAWSFVIVLVSVLVGLTIRLSRCRSLIPNFYCDNASLFKLSCEDVSINNIYGLFYTVVLLSSSMGTVAVTYIRIGVKCWTKKNAELNSKAIQTCTSHLVLYLILLLSGFIIVIMHRFPEDRFLRKLMAILCLLIPAHLNPIIYGLQTKHLKLKILQLFQRKITHS from the coding sequence ATGGAAAACAGGTCCTACGTCAGTGACATTCTTGTGCTGGAAGAATTAGGACATCCTGAATCATTTGCAGATGCTGTATTTTACACACTGCTATTTGCTTATATTGCACTGCTGATAACCAATTTTGGCGTTCTTGTTATCATCACTAGAGAGAAAAGCTTACACCAACCTATGTACCTGCTATTTTGTAACCTGTCAGTCAATGATATCCTTGGTAACACTGTTATACTACCTCAACTGTtgtttgacatggttgctaaaAACAGGTTAATTTCTTATAATGCATGTGCTTCACAGATATTTTTTAACCATACATTTGCCTCAGCATCACACACCATACTGATAATAATGGCTATTGATAGGTATGTGGCTATATGCAATCCATTGCGATACAATTCAATAATGACAGCTAAGGCAGTTGCAGTcttgtctgtgtctgcctgGAGTTTCGTCATTGTATTAGTCAGTGTATTAGTGGGCCTCACAATCAGGCTGTCTCGCTGTAGATCACTTATTCCAAATTTTTATTGTGACAATGCCTCCTTGTTCAAGTTATCTTGTGAAGATGTGTCTATTAATAACATCTATGGACTGTTTTACACTGTGGTGTTATTGTCCTCCTCAATGGGTACTGTTGCTGTCACATACATTAGAATTGGTGTCAAATGCTGGACTAAGAAAAATGCAGAACTCAATAGCAAAGCCATCCAAACATGTACAAGTCATTTAGTCTTGTATCTGATATTGTTGCTGTCTGGATTCATTATTGTTATCATGCATCGGTTTCCAGAAGATCGCTTTTTAAGAAAACTCATGGCTATTCTTTGTCTTCTTATACCTGCCCATTTGAATCCAATTATTTATGGCCTACAGACTAAACATTTAAAACTGAAAATTTTGCAACTATTTCAAAGGAAAATAACTCACAGTTAA
- the LOC125308318 gene encoding olfactory receptor 52N2-like isoform X1 codes for MENRSYVSDILVLEELGHYESFADAVFYTLLFAYIALLITNFGVLVIIIREKSLHQPMYLLFCNLTVNDILGNTVILPQLLFDMVAKNRLISYNACVSQIFFTHTFASASHTILIIMAIDRYVAICNPLRYNSIMTAKAVAVLTVSAWSFVIVLVGVLVGLTTRLSRCRSLIPNFYCDNASLFKLSCEDVSINNIYGLFYTVVLFSSSMGTVAVTYIRIGITCWTKKNAELNSKAIQTCTSHLVLYLILLLSGFIIIIMHRFPEDRFLRKLMAIIFLVIPAHLNPIIYGLQTKHLRLKILQIFKRKIFPFKLSYLVIKLLNANGIVM; via the coding sequence ATGGAAAACAGGTCCTACGTCAGTGACATTCTTGTGCTGGAAGAATTAGGACACTATGAATCATTTGCAGATGCTGTATTTTACACACTGCTATTTGCTTATATTGCACTGCTGATAACCAATTTTGGCGTTCTTGTTATCATCATTAGAGAGAAAAGCTTACACCAACCCATGTACCTGCTATTTTGCAACCTAACAGTCAATGATATCCTTGGTAACACTGTTATACTACCTCAACTgttatttgacatggttgctaaaAACAGGTTAATTTCTTATAATGCGTGTGTTTCACAGATATTTTTTACTCATACTTTTGCCTCAGCATCACACACCATACTGATCATAATGGCTATTGATAGGTATGTGGCTATATGCAATCCATTGCGATACAATTCAATAATGACAGCTAAGGCAGTTGCAGTCTTGACTGTGTCTGCCTGGAGTTTTGTCATTGTATTAGTCGGTGTATTAGTGGGTCTCACAACCAGGCTGTCTCGCTGTAGATCACTTATTCCAAATTTTTATTGTGACAATGCCTCCTTGTTCAAGTTATCTTGTGAAGATGTGTCTATTAATAACATCTATGGACTGTTTTACACTGTGGTGTTATTTTCCTCCTCAATGGGTACTGTTGCTGTCACATACATTAGAATTGGTATCACATGCTGGACTAAGAAAAATGCAGAACTCAATAGCAAAGCCATCCAAACATGTACAAGTCATTTAGTCTTGTATCTGATATTGTTGCTGTCTggattcattattattatcatgcATCGGTTTCCAGAAGATCGCTTTTTAAGAAAACTCATGGCTATTATTTTTCTTGTTATACCTGCCCATTTGAATCCAATTATTTATGGACTACAGACTAAACATTTAAGATTGAAAATTTTGCAAATATTTAAAAGGAAAATC
- the LOC125308318 gene encoding putative gustatory receptor clone PTE03 isoform X2: MENRSYVSDILVLEELGHYESFADAVFYTLLFAYIALLITNFGVLVIIIREKSLHQPMYLLFCNLTVNDILGNTVILPQLLFDMVAKNRLISYNACVSQIFFTHTFASASHTILIIMAIDRYVAICNPLRYNSIMTAKAVAVLTVSAWSFVIVLVGVLVGLTTRLSRCRSLIPNFYCDNASLFKLSCEDVSINNIYGLFYTVVLFSSSMGTVAVTYIRIGITCWTKKNAELNSKAIQTCTSHLVLYLILLLSGFIIIIMHRFPEDRFLRKLMAIIFLVIPAHLNPIIYGLQTKHLRLKILQIFKRKITQLGQ; this comes from the coding sequence ATGGAAAACAGGTCCTACGTCAGTGACATTCTTGTGCTGGAAGAATTAGGACACTATGAATCATTTGCAGATGCTGTATTTTACACACTGCTATTTGCTTATATTGCACTGCTGATAACCAATTTTGGCGTTCTTGTTATCATCATTAGAGAGAAAAGCTTACACCAACCCATGTACCTGCTATTTTGCAACCTAACAGTCAATGATATCCTTGGTAACACTGTTATACTACCTCAACTgttatttgacatggttgctaaaAACAGGTTAATTTCTTATAATGCGTGTGTTTCACAGATATTTTTTACTCATACTTTTGCCTCAGCATCACACACCATACTGATCATAATGGCTATTGATAGGTATGTGGCTATATGCAATCCATTGCGATACAATTCAATAATGACAGCTAAGGCAGTTGCAGTCTTGACTGTGTCTGCCTGGAGTTTTGTCATTGTATTAGTCGGTGTATTAGTGGGTCTCACAACCAGGCTGTCTCGCTGTAGATCACTTATTCCAAATTTTTATTGTGACAATGCCTCCTTGTTCAAGTTATCTTGTGAAGATGTGTCTATTAATAACATCTATGGACTGTTTTACACTGTGGTGTTATTTTCCTCCTCAATGGGTACTGTTGCTGTCACATACATTAGAATTGGTATCACATGCTGGACTAAGAAAAATGCAGAACTCAATAGCAAAGCCATCCAAACATGTACAAGTCATTTAGTCTTGTATCTGATATTGTTGCTGTCTggattcattattattatcatgcATCGGTTTCCAGAAGATCGCTTTTTAAGAAAACTCATGGCTATTATTTTTCTTGTTATACCTGCCCATTTGAATCCAATTATTTATGGACTACAGACTAAACATTTAAGATTGAAAATTTTGCAAATATTTAAAAGGAAAATCACTCAGTTAGGACAATAA